The Branchiostoma floridae strain S238N-H82 chromosome 8, Bfl_VNyyK, whole genome shotgun sequence genome has a segment encoding these proteins:
- the LOC118421242 gene encoding zinc finger protein 665-like, translating to MGEPTCVFPVKVKVEDLSTLDAWNETDSREDQTTNTGRQLDIKKESLCEETCSVCSTQSDNRTGSREDQIIDTGGQLDIKRESPCEETCSVGCTQSDNRTDSREDQTTDTGGQQVTIKKESPCEETCSVGYTSTQSDNRTCTDSGEDQTTDTGRQQDIEIKRESPCEETCSEGPTQSDNRTNSRDAQTTDTGGQLDIKRESPCEETCGVGSTQSDNRTDSRDDQTTDTGGQQGIIKKESSCEKTCSVGSTQSDNRTDSREDQTTDMKSQHTEDQPYNCSLYDYYSTAQKGTVIQHMHAKLTSKKQYVCGECGMTTAYKSSLTLHMRRHTGEKPYICYECGFETSRKGNLDDHMLIHTGEKPYMCKVCGFRTASRSHLYVHARKHTGEKPYKCDQCDFSATGKSRLVRHKRKHVPWEERQYVCDRCGYRTAFKEHLVVHRKSYWCSVALREFEEEEERERVLNKQSSGSPDQETPSSSHPGNEKKIRKEGQTTPTERHQEKDEENSGVNSSSIDKKPVSHPDLQDSTELMDMDKHVDSNDFESPIYVCDECGYSTSSQGHLSRHMRRHSKSYKCDQCDFISKGKGTFDLHMRKHKIEESASKAKQARKRKRRSGKKLVKKTSDKHLIRDSVAVEKPFKWVVRKNLLESAQIAEHTGQKPSNFEQSNCCSVQKNSLKPHMAERACEKALEYDQSDCSAMQINSLEPQMANHPSEKAVKCEHSDCSAKQINSPESHVASHSGVELHMCGKCGYTAADGSDLSKHMCISCVVQYV from the exons ATGGGCGAGCCAACCTGTGTATTTCCTGTAAAGGTGAAAGTTGAAGACCTGTCTACCTTAGATGCTTGGAATGAGACAGACAGCAGAGAGGACCAGACAACAAACACAGGAAGGCAGCTGGACATTAAAAAGGAGAGTTTATGTGAGGAAACCTGTAGTGTATGCTCTACCCAGTCTGATAACAGGACAGGCAGCAGAGAGGACCAGATAATAGACACAGGAGGACAGCTGGACATTAAAAGGGAGAGTCCATGTGAGGAAACCTGCAGTGTAGGCTGTACGCAGTCTGATAACAGGACAGACAGCAGAGAggaccagacaacagacacaggaGGACAGCAGGTTACTATTAAAAAGGAGAGTCCATGTGAGGAAACCTGCAGTGTAGGCTATACTAGTACCCAGTCTGATAACAGGACATGTACAGACAGTGGAGAggaccagacaacagacacaggaAGGCAGCAGGACATTGAAATTAAAAGGGAGAGTCCATGTGAGGAAACCTGCAGTGAAGGCCCTACCCAGTCTGATAACAGGACAAACAGCAGAGAtgcccagacaacagacacaggaGGGCAGCTGGACATTAAAAGAGAGAGTCCATGTGAGGAAACCTGCGGTGTAGGCTCTACCCAGTCTGATAACAGGACAGACAGCAGAGAtgaccagacaacagacacaggaGGACAGCAGGGTATTATTAAAAAGGAGAGTTCATGTGAGAAAACCTGCAGTGTAGGCTCTACCCAGTCTGATAATAGAACAGACAGCAGAGAggaccagacaacagacatgaaAAGTCAGCATACAGAAGACCAACCTTACAATTGTAGCCTTTATGACTACTATTCTACAGCACAGAAAGGTACCGTAATCCAACATATGCATGCCAAACTCACCAGCAAAAAACAGTACGTATGTGGAGAGTGTGGGATGACGACGGCATACAAGTCCTCCCTCACCTTGCACATGAGACgacacacaggcgagaaaccttacatcTGCTACGAGTGTGGTTTTGAGACATCACGCAAGGGTAATCTCGACGATCACATGCTcatacacactggtgagaaaccctacatgtgtaagGTGTGCGGGTTCAGGACGGCTAGCCGGTCGCACCTGTATGTGCATGCGAGAAagcacacaggtgagaaaccgtacaagtgcgaccagtgcgacttttctgcAACGGGGAAATCACGGTTGGTGCGACACAAGCGTAAGCACGTGCCGTGGGAAGAGAGACAGTACGTGTGCGACAGGTGCGGGTACAGGACCGCGTTTAAGGAGCACCTGGTGGTACATCGGAAGAGCTACTGGTGTAGCGTCGCTCTGCGCGAGTTCGAAGAGGAAGAAGAACGGGAAAGAG TGTTAAACAAGCAAAGTAGTGGGAGTCCTGACCAAGAAACTCCCAGTAGTAGCCACCCTGGAAATGAGAAAAAGATTAGAAAAGAGGGCCAGACAACACCCACTGAAAGGCACCAAGAAAAGGATGAGGAAAATAGTGGTGTAAACTCATCCTCCATTGACAAAAAACCTGTATCGCACCCAGATTTACAAGACAGTACAGAACTGATGGACATGGACAAGCATGTGGACAGCAATGATTTTGAGTCCCCCATCTACGTATGTGATGAGTGCGGGTACAGCACATCTTCTCAGGGCCACCTATCCAGACACATGAGGAGACACTCAAAATcttacaagtgcgaccagtgtgactttatCTCCAAGGGGAAAGGTACCTTCGACTTGCACATGCGTAAACACAAGATTGAAGAATCCGCGAGCAAGGCTAAGCAAGCTCGCAAAAGGAAAAGACGTTCAGGTAAAAAGCTGGTCAAGAAAACTTCAGACAAACACTTGATCAGAGATTCTGTTGCAGTTGAGAAACCCTTTAAGTGGGTTGTGCGGAAAAACTTGCTAGAGTCAGCACAAATAGCTGAACACACTGGTCAGAAACCCTCCAACTTTGAACAGTCTAACTGTTGTTCTGTGCAGAAAAACTCTCTAAAGCCACATATGGCTGAGCGCGCTTGTGAGAAAGCCTTGGAATATGACCAGTCCGACTGTTCTGCTATGCAGATAAACTCCCTAGAGCCACAGATGGCTAACCACCCTAGTGAAAAAGCTGTGAAATGTGAACACTCTGACTGTTCTGCTAAGCAGATAAACTCTCCAGAGTCACATGTAGCTAGCCACAGTGGTGTGGAACTCCACATGTGTGGAAAGTGTGGGTACACAGCTGCTGATGGATCAGATCTATCCAAACACATGTGCATTTCCTGTGTGGTACAATATGTTTAG